GATGGTGCAGCTATGGCTTCGGCTTCTTGCGTAAACCCTTCGTTGACTTATATGGCTTTGACAGCTCGTGCTGCTGATTTTGCTGTAAATGAGTTGAAGAAAAAGAACTTGTAATACCAGCAGTGTTATCAAACATAGAATCCCCTTTCTGTTGACGAAAGGGGATTTTGTTTTTAGGGTTACTTCTAGCAAAATAACAAGTGTTTTTGGAATATCAATCGTAACATTTTTAACTAAATACCAATATGAATTATCATCATCAAACTGCACCTTTTGTTGTACCCACTACCGACGGAAAGCTCATAGAAGAACATTTTGGTCGTGTAGCTACTGGCCACGAGGGGATTAGTATTGCTCACATGATAGCTCCGGCTAATTGGAGTGAGCCTCACCAAAATCCAGATTTTGATGAGTGGACGTTGGTAAGTCGAGGACGAAAGCTTATTGAAGTAGACGGACAAGTAATAGAAGTATCGGCAGGACAAAGTATTTTGGTAAAAAAAGGGAGTCGTGTACGTTATAGTAATCCTTTTGCCGAAGAGTGCGAATATTGGAGTGTTTGTTTACCTGCTTTTTCTGTAGATACTGTCAATAGGGAGTAAAAAAAATGAGCAATCTATTGTAAATAGATTGCTCAAAATCAATTTGTTATATATCGCAAATCAAGATACCTTCACGCAAAGACGAAATTTTGTCGGTTCTAGTAGGAATAAATTCCTGACCTACAAAGCCCTTATAACCAGTATCTACAATAGCCTTCATAATAGCAGGATAATTTAGTTCCTGAGTATCGTTAATTTCGTTTCTGCCCGGAACCCCCCCAGTATGATAATGAGAAATATATTGGTGGTACTTTTTGATAGTCGCAATTACATCACCTTCCATAATTTGCATGTGGTAAATATCATACAATAGTTTGAATTTCTCAGAACCTACCATTTCGCAAAGCTCAACACCCCACTCTGTATGGTCGCATTGATAATCTTTATGATTTACTTTCGAGTTGAGTAGTTCCATGGAAAGCGTAACATCGTATTTCTCAGCAGTTTTGATAATACGCTGAATAGCTTTTTTAGAATTCAACAAACCTTGGGTTTCGCTGATACCATTACGATTTCCTGAAAAACAAATGATATTTTTGATACCAGCTTTAGCAGCCTCAGGAATCAAATAGTCATTGTAGTAATTCACCAAAATATCATGGTTTTTGGGCTCATTAAAAAAGCTAGTTAGGCCAGTTCCTTCAGGCCATTGTCCCCAGCCCATACCAGCCGTAAGGTCGTATTTTTTCATAATACGCCATTCTTCTGGCCCTGTAAGTTCGATAGACTTCATGCCAATTTCTTTTGCCGACTTACACAAATCTTCAAAAGGAATAGACTGATAACACCAACGACAAGCCGAGTGATTGATGCGTCCTTTTAGGGCTGAACCAATATGATTATCGGCAGCTTCTATACGGTTGGTTAACGAAGTAGTGAGCATGGTTGCAGTAGTAGCCGCCAGTGTTTTTTGCAAAACCGAGCGACGTGACATTGAATTTTCCATAGTTGCTTTTAAATTCCTCTATAACATGAACTAAAGTAGGATGATATATACTCTATCCATGTTTTACTATGAAATTTACAATTTCTTTTTTACAAACGTATGCTCTTTATGGGCATCTATCCAGTTTTTTTTTAGATGCTTCTAAATTATATTCTTACTCACACTAAGCTCTATGATGTATTTGGAAATATGAAATTAGATTCTCCAATTTTTTATGATACCAAGTGTTTCATAAGCCACTTTTTGGTTGTATTCAAAAGCAAGGCTACGGTAGTTGACCAAATCCACAATTGTACCAATCATACAGAGTCCACCTGTAAAGAAATACAAAATACCCATACCAATACGGTCGGTAAGAAAGCGTTGAATACCCGCAAATCCCACAAATCCCATAATGGTTGTAATCAAAATAAGAATTGTTTCTCGACGCTTATTTTGATACATCATCAAAAATTGCTTTTGTTGTTCTTCATCCAATTCTTTGATAAGGTTTTGGATAAATAAAGCTTCCTCTGGTTCAAGGTTAGCTATAATCATCATGAGGTTCTGGTTCATCGTTTTAGGTATTTTAAAAATGGAATAAATGATTGGTAAGATTTTGAGCAAACGTTTGAGCAAAATGTATATTTTATCAAGGAAAAAATCCGAGCAATAATCACCACTAATGCAAATAACCCCAAAGGGTGACTTTGCCAAGACAAAAACCATTGTCCTCGAAACAGATAAGAGATAGCATGACCCAATCCACATCCAGGGCAGTGTTCAAATCCGAGCAGAGACAAAGGGCATAAAGTAAAGTGCGATGTTTCGGGTTTGCTAAAAGCTAGCCAACACAAACCCCCTATCCAAAACAACAGCTCGATATTTATTTTGCGTTTGTTCATGAACCAAATATTGAGAACTTATAGCGTTTCTCAATCAAGTTATACATCAGCAGTTATTTATAAAGGTAGATTGGTTGATTTTAAGGATGGTAAAAAGATGCCATAGACTTTTGTGCCTGAACATATAGGCTAAAAGCATGATAGGAAGACTTTTAGGTAAAAGTACTATTACACAAGAATAGGCACATTGCTACTGTGTAATAGTCTTTTGAGCATTATTTTAGGATTGTATGATATTGAAGGTAGGGTAAGCCAGTTGAATACCTTCATTTTCGAGCATCTGCAAAATCTGGTAATTAATATCCTCTTTGGTTTGGTTCAAGGTAACAATACTACTGCTAGCTACGTGATAGGTAATCAGAATATCTAATGAACAGTCGTTGATACTATCAAATCTAGTTTTGCCAGTATCTTCTTGATAAATTTTTGGATGCGATTCTACCAATTGTTGAATAGCATCGACGGCCGTTTTTACTTTGCTGATGGGAGTATCTAATTTGAGTTTTAGTACATAGCGGGCACGTCTAAAATTGCGTTCGCTGAGGTTTTCCAAAGCTTGGGCTGTAATAAGCCGATTAGGAACAGTAATAAGGCTACCATCGCCAGTTCTTATACGGGTACTTCTAAAGCCGATTTTTTCGACATCGCCAGTTACTTTATCGAGCAAAATGGTATCGCCTACCAAAAAAGGTAAATCCAAGAAAATCGTAAATGAGGCAAATAGATTTTCCAAAGTTTCACGTGCAGCCAATGCTATTGCCAAACCACCTATTCCTAAACCCGTAATCAGGGCTACAACATCTATCTTAAAAACGATGCCAAGCATTGAAAAAAAGGTAACCAGTACCAAAGCAACAATGATGAGGTCTTTGGTGAAGGGGACAAACTGGTCATCTAATTTACTTTCTGTTAGGGCAGCTTTTTCCTGAAATACAATCGCCAAAAATTTGGTGATTCTAATCAAAATCCATGAAAACGAAAAAATAAGAACAATTTGAAAACTTTTCCAAATAACCATCCTAAAGCCAAATTCATGAATGGGTGCCAAATGCCAAACTCGTGGAATTTGGATATGCTGCGAAGCCATAAGAATAGCAATCAGGATAATGAATAATTCAAGGGGTTTTCGCAAAAGTTCAATACAGGTATAAATCGGAACACGGTCGTGACGTAAAAATCTGTATAGAATTTTACTAAGAAAAATAGAAAAATAGCGTTTGATAAGAACCCCAAAAATAAATATTCCGACGCACCAAAGAATATCAATGACGGTATTTTCTAAAATTGAAAATGATAAAAATTCCATAAGTCAACAAGTTGAATACCCTCCTAGAATAAAGATTGAAAGAGGGTGTACTACTGCAAAGATAGGAAGAGTTATAAACAGGAAGTGAATAGAACGTATTAAATTAAAAGCCGTCGAGCTAAGGTACAACAAAAAGGATACTTTACCTTTGTTCTGTAAAGCTATCTTTGAAATGAATTTAGTAATAGATTTGGGCAATACCTTTGCCAAAGTTGGGGTTTTTGAAAACAACCAATTGATTGACATACAATGGAATCTGGAATATGACGCATTGCTGGCATATACCCAAAAAATCATGCCCGAGCGAATTATCGTTTCGTCGGTAAGTTATTCAGAGGAAACTCTACAAAAAACCTTTCGCCACATTACCGACGAGGTATATTTGTTGCAATACACTACGCCTGTGCCATTGGTAAAGCTATATGATACTCCCGAAACCTTAGGAGCTGATAGGGTGGCGGCGGCTATTGGGGCAACTGTTGTGTACCCCAACCAAAACTGTCTGGTTATTGACCTAGGTACATGTATTACTTATGATTTGGTAGATGCCGATTGTCAGTTTCATGGAGGGATTATTTCGCCAGGAATGCGGATGCGTTTTAAGGCAATGAATACTTTTACGCAACGATTGCCGTTAATAGAACCAGACGAAGCCCCTGCACTTATAGGAAAAAGTACCAAAACAGCTATGCAAAGTGGCGTAATCAACGGACTTGCTGCAGAAATAAATGGGCTTATTGAACAGTATAAGAATGTTTTAACAAAAATTAACGTCATTTTATGTGGTGGAGACGCTACATTTTTTGCAAACCGCATAAAATACCCGAACTTTGTAGTTCCAGAGTTAGTGTTGATAGGTCTTAACAGAATTTTAGAACATAATGTCAAACCCAAGAAAATTAGCGATTCAGTCAATTCAAAGCCTAGCTTTTGAAAGAAAACCTTTAACCGCTAAACTAAAAGTAATCACTTTTACCGTATTAGGATTAGTATTTACCAGTACTTTGTCGAAGGCACAACAAACCAATTCTCCGTATTCATTTTTGGGTGTAGGCGAGCCTCTAACCGAAGCCACTTCTATAAACAGTATGATGGGTGGCTTGGGTGTAGCGAGTGCAACAGGACTTTATGTTAATACGCTCAACCCAGCATTATTGGCTCGTAATAGATACACCATGTTTGAGATGGGGGTAAGTACCGAGAAAAAAAATATGCAAAACTTTACCAAACGCTCTGATACGTACCGAGGAACGCTTGGGCCTATATCGTTGGCTTTGCCAGTGAGTTCTCGCTGGACAATGTTGTTGGGCTTGCGTCCTGCTACCAATGTAGACTATCAGACTTTTACGGTAGAAAAACTTGACCTTGTTGGGGCAGACAGTACCACCAAAACTTATAACGGAAGTGGCGGCTTGAACAAAGCTATATTTTCTAATGGTTTCAGAATCAAGAAAAATGTATATGTGGGTTTAGAAACTGCTATTACCTTTGGGGTTATCAACCGAGATATTACAACACAAAACTGGAGCGATGGTCAACGTTATCAGATTAAACTTGCCGATAGGTCTAATTATTCGGGTGTTTTGTTCAAATTGGGTGGTGCTTGGCGACCTCAAATCAGTAAAAAATATTTCTTGAATATTGGTGGAACTGTAGATTTTGCACAGTCGCTCAATGTTAATACCTTAAAGCAATTCCGTACATTGGATGCTTCGGGGCTTACAGCTATTAATGCCGATACA
The DNA window shown above is from Flectobacillus major DSM 103 and carries:
- a CDS encoding cupin domain-containing protein, translating into MNYHHQTAPFVVPTTDGKLIEEHFGRVATGHEGISIAHMIAPANWSEPHQNPDFDEWTLVSRGRKLIEVDGQVIEVSAGQSILVKKGSRVRYSNPFAEECEYWSVCLPAFSVDTVNRE
- a CDS encoding hydroxypyruvate isomerase family protein is translated as MENSMSRRSVLQKTLAATTATMLTTSLTNRIEAADNHIGSALKGRINHSACRWCYQSIPFEDLCKSAKEIGMKSIELTGPEEWRIMKKYDLTAGMGWGQWPEGTGLTSFFNEPKNHDILVNYYNDYLIPEAAKAGIKNIICFSGNRNGISETQGLLNSKKAIQRIIKTAEKYDVTLSMELLNSKVNHKDYQCDHTEWGVELCEMVGSEKFKLLYDIYHMQIMEGDVIATIKKYHQYISHYHTGGVPGRNEINDTQELNYPAIMKAIVDTGYKGFVGQEFIPTRTDKISSLREGILICDI
- a CDS encoding TM2 domain-containing protein codes for the protein MNQNLMMIIANLEPEEALFIQNLIKELDEEQQKQFLMMYQNKRRETILILITTIMGFVGFAGIQRFLTDRIGMGILYFFTGGLCMIGTIVDLVNYRSLAFEYNQKVAYETLGIIKNWRI
- a CDS encoding DUF2752 domain-containing protein: MNKRKINIELLFWIGGLCWLAFSKPETSHFTLCPLSLLGFEHCPGCGLGHAISYLFRGQWFLSWQSHPLGLFALVVIIARIFSLIKYTFCSNVCSKSYQSFIPFLKYLKR
- a CDS encoding mechanosensitive ion channel family protein, whose protein sequence is MEFLSFSILENTVIDILWCVGIFIFGVLIKRYFSIFLSKILYRFLRHDRVPIYTCIELLRKPLELFIILIAILMASQHIQIPRVWHLAPIHEFGFRMVIWKSFQIVLIFSFSWILIRITKFLAIVFQEKAALTESKLDDQFVPFTKDLIIVALVLVTFFSMLGIVFKIDVVALITGLGIGGLAIALAARETLENLFASFTIFLDLPFLVGDTILLDKVTGDVEKIGFRSTRIRTGDGSLITVPNRLITAQALENLSERNFRRARYVLKLKLDTPISKVKTAVDAIQQLVESHPKIYQEDTGKTRFDSINDCSLDILITYHVASSSIVTLNQTKEDINYQILQMLENEGIQLAYPTFNIIQS
- a CDS encoding type III pantothenate kinase; amino-acid sequence: MNLVIDLGNTFAKVGVFENNQLIDIQWNLEYDALLAYTQKIMPERIIVSSVSYSEETLQKTFRHITDEVYLLQYTTPVPLVKLYDTPETLGADRVAAAIGATVVYPNQNCLVIDLGTCITYDLVDADCQFHGGIISPGMRMRFKAMNTFTQRLPLIEPDEAPALIGKSTKTAMQSGVINGLAAEINGLIEQYKNVLTKINVILCGGDATFFANRIKYPNFVVPELVLIGLNRILEHNVKPKKISDSVNSKPSF